A window of Littorina saxatilis isolate snail1 linkage group LG7, US_GU_Lsax_2.0, whole genome shotgun sequence contains these coding sequences:
- the LOC138970720 gene encoding bromodomain-containing protein 4-like produces the protein MMELKVWVDGIQRVVCGATFDTTCQDVVIALAHAMGRTGRFTLIEKWRDNDRPLTPAECPLQVLHKWGEYAAEVRFVLCQAETNHHKQSSRDKLVKKGSDIPGYSPNFAVSPRVQGIVGEGNVKRSSTFSGAHNQAGDVSSWLNSSAPTSKLRKTHLGPVPNGDVRQPASSAFTPHPSAQPRHQAGLGGGAVESGLQPSSDHHASTQQDPHHPIPPPRRRASPSLPQQNKDNLRNSASSSVPSSLSSSSDHHYHQQQQHQQANSSRGGGVSSQPQPPQHSPRSHPPPSHPPSSHPTLSHPPPLQQSGSHPQPFPHGIQSHPGGQGPSHPGGQGPSHPQPQPRHPPHHPQSHPHPQPHSRSAQSQGQVQGPNQRMLSQPHSQPQSQPHSQPHSQPHSQPYAKAPSPQPPPLPSSPPPTQPSPSPRHGPRDSLVAEEASLDPRYGPRDSLVAEEATLDSPSNLSRQASLEIEEYDLDRNFPDTHRDANRNGRPSVSLEYRLEDGVGSGSVSQGRGHGQGQVQMEGEHAKLLRLVNMQQERLKTQESQIGLVNTEITTLEEKEKEYEDSLQAIMEELLLCENRGRDLEPQLNDLEKVEWENVLDGEKKCEVDITLQIVTYKAKVLEKEHELEDVKKKEGELLEELKAEEKNISQERERLKEEGIRAREKEDKTRGHITQMQSEFVQLQQRAAECESSLSEVDGELKSAEKDLETRTQVLDDLEESLKDENLKDFAANPPPKEADPTAKVKDSGEAIIKILEGRLSPRLNPSVSDKASDNPSTPPFIAALASKNQSGVWV, from the exons ATGATGGAGCTAAAAGTTTGGGTGGACGGGATCCAACGGGTGGTATGCGGCGCCACCTTCGACACCACCTGTCAGGACGTGGTTATCGCCCTTGCCCACGCCATGGGGCGCACAGGCCGATTCACGCTCATCGAGAAATGGCGTGACAACGATCGGCCGCTGACTCCCGCCGAGTGTCCGCTTCAGGTTCTGCACAAGTGGGGCGAGTACGCCGCAGAAGTGAGATTCGTTCTGTGCCAGGCTGAAACGAATCACCACAAACAATCCAGTCGAGACAAGCTTGTGAAAAAGGGCAGTGACATACCAGGGTATTCTCCGAATTTTGCGGTGTCCCCTCGTGTGCAAGGGATTGTGGGGGAGGGGAACGTGAAACGCTCGTCGACTTTCAGCGGCGCTCATAATCAAGCTGGTGATGTGTCTTCATGGCTGAACTCTTCAGCACCCACCAGCAAGCTGAGAAAGACACACCTGGGTCCCGTGCCCAACGGGGATGTGAGGCAACCAGCCTCGTCGGCGTTTACCCCCCACCCTTCGGCTCAGCCCCGGCATCAAGCGGGGTTGGgtggaggtgcagtagagagtGGTCTCCAACCATCGTCGGATCATCACGCTTCTACCCAGCAGGATCCCCATCACCCCATCCCCCCACCTCGCCGCCGTGCCTCCCCCAGCCTCCCCCAACAGAACAAAGACAATCTACGCAACAGTGCCTCTTCATCAGTGCCTTCCTCTTTGTCGTCATCGTCggatcatcattatcatcaacagcaacagcaTCAGCAAGCTAACAGCAGCAGAGGAGGAGGAGTGTCATCACAGCCTCAGCCTCCCCAGCATAGCCCACGTTCACACCCACCCCCTTCACACCCACCCTCTTCACACCCCACCCTCTCGCACCCACCTCCATTGCAGCAATCAGGGTCACACCCGCAGCCTTTTCCTCATGGCATCCAGTCACACCCAGGGGGTCAGGGTCCCTCCCACCCAGGGGGTCAGGGTCCCTCACACCCTCAGCCTCAGCCCAGGCACCCCCCTCATCACCCCCAGTCACACCCCCACCCTCAGCCTCACTCACGATCCGCACAGTCTCAGGGCCAGGTGCAAGGACCAAACCAAAGAATGCTCTCCCAACCGCACTCCCAACCACAATCCCAACCGCACTCCCAACCACACTCCCAACCACACTCCCAACCATACGCCAAAGCTCCCAGCCCTcagccccctcccctccccagcTCTCCCCCTCCCACTCAACCCTCCCCAAGCCCAAGGCATGGCCCCCGTGACTCTCTAGTAGCAGAGGAAGCATCGCTCGATCCGAGGTATGGCCCCCGTGACTCTCTAGTAGCAGAGGAAGCCACGCTCGATTCGCCGTCAAATCTCTCTCGACAAGCCAGCTTGGAAATCGAGGAGTATGACCTTGACCGTAACTTTCCAGACACCCACAGAGACGCTAACCGCAACGGGCGACCTTCGGTCAGCCTGGAGTATCGGCTGGAGGATGGCGTGGGGTCAGGGTCGGTTAGTCAAGGTCGCGGCCACGGTCAGGGTCAAGTTCAGATGGAGGGGGAGCACGCCAAGTTGCTGCGGCTGGTCAACATGCAGCAGGAGCGGCTCAAGACCCAGGAGTCACAGATCGGACTGGTCAATACAG AAATCACTACCttggaggagaaggagaaggaataCGAGGACAGTCTTCAAGCCATCATGGAGGAGCTTCTTCTGTGCGAAAACAGAGGGCGTGACCTTGAACCTCAACTCAACGACCTTGAAAAAGTCGAGTGGGAAAACGTCCTCGACGGTGAGAAAAAGTGTGAAGTGGACATCACGTTGCAAATCGTAACCTACAAAGCCAAAGTTCTAGAGAAGGAACACGAACTCGAGGacgtgaaaaaaaaagaaggcgaACTTCTCGAAGAACTCAAAGCAGAGGAAAAGAACATATCGCAAGAAAGGGAACGGTTAAAAGAAGAAGGGATTCGCGCACGCGAGAAGGAGGACAAAACCAGAGGACACATCACACAGATGCAGTCAGAGTTTGTGCAACTTCAACAGAGGGCGGCAGAGTGTGAGTCGTCTCTTTCCGAAGTCGACGGTGAACTTAAAAGTGCGGAGAAGGACTTAGAGACGAGAACTCAGGTTCTGGATGATCTGGAGGAAAGCCTGAAAGACGAAAACCTCAAAGACTTTGCTGCCAACCCACCACCCAAGGAAGCGGACCCTACTGCCAAAGTCAAAGACAGCGGAGAAG CAATTATCAAGATACTGGAGGGGCGTCTATCTCCCCGTCTAAATCCTTCAGTCTCCGACAAGGCTTCTGATAATCCTTCCACGCCTCCGTTCATCGCTGCTCTGGCCTCCAAGAACCAAAGCGGAGTTTGGGTGTGA
- the LOC138970122 gene encoding uncharacterized protein: MVLIFGILQKQVQSEAERKALTLEYISQTYPNEEWTHAYTDGSAEKATRNGGGGILICRKDAAPIKKSIATGKFSTNYKTEAEALKEAAGVLKNSLMLPGDTICRKIVIFSDALSVLQALSNPQNQDVSELATALTTLQQSTEKTVIQWIPSHCNIQGNEEADRLAKEGGKLPQENQQVTFGEAKTIVKEKQRKRWLQQHPHYNPRDSYYQLSRKDQVIIVRLRTGHCRLRHHMFSKFHIGDTPVCHCGIADMTVEHLLQHCPIHQKLRAEIWSADTPVQEKIFGNLRSLRCTADFIRSSGVPV, from the exons atggtgttgatttttg GAATCCTGCAGAAACAAGTCCAGTCTGAAGCAGAAAGGAAGGCGCTTACACTAGAGTACATCAGCCAAACGTACCCAAATGAAGAGTGGACCCACGCATACACTGACGGATCAGCCGAAAAAGCAACACGAAACGGCGGTGGAGGTATCCTTATCTGTCGAAAAGATGCTGCTCCAATAAAGAAGTCAATCGCAACAGGGAAATTCTCCACCAACTACAAGACCGAGGCAGAAGCGCTGAAGGAAGCCGCTGGTGTGCTGAAAAACTCTCTGATGCTCCCAGGAGATACCATCTGCAGGAAGATAGTCATCTTCTCTGACGCACTTTCTGTGCTGCAAGCACTCTCCAACCCCCAAAACCAGGACGTTAGTGAACTTGCAACTGCCCTCACTACATTGCAGCAATCCACAGAGAAAACAGTTATCCAATGGATACCATCACACTGCAACATACAAGGGAATGAGGAAGCTGACaggctggcgaaagaaggagggAAGCTACCACAAGAGAACCAGCAAGTTACATTTGGTGAGGCAAAAACCATTGTAAAAGAGAAGCAACGGAAAAGGTGGCTGCAGCAACACCCTCACTACAACCCTAGAGACAGTTACTATCAACTCTCCAGAAAAGACCAGGTCATCATTGTGCGCCTGAGAACCGGCCACTGCAGACTCAGGCACCACATGTTCTCAAAATTCCACATTGGGGACACGCCTGTATGCCACTGTGGCATCGCAGACATGACAGTGGaacacctcctccaacactgtCCAATCCACCAAAAACTACGAGCAGAAATATGGTCTGCTGACACACCAGTTCAGGAGAAGATCTTCGGCAACCTGCGGAGTCTTCGCTGTACTGCAGACTTCATCAGAAGTTCCGGagtccctgtctga